Proteins from a single region of Deinococcota bacterium:
- the secE gene encoding preprotein translocase subunit SecE, protein MNKIVTYLRNSRAELKRVTWPTRTEVIESTQATLIFVFITAIFLLITDSTLGFVISRLIP, encoded by the coding sequence GTGAACAAGATCGTCACCTATCTGAGGAACTCGAGGGCCGAGCTCAAGCGGGTGACCTGGCCGACTCGTACCGAAGTCATCGAGTCCACCCAGGCGACCCTGATCTTCGTCTTCATCACCGCGATCTTTCTGCTCATTACGGACTCGACCCTGGGTTTCGTTATCAGCCGACTCATCCCCTAA
- the tuf gene encoding elongation factor Tu (EF-Tu; promotes GTP-dependent binding of aminoacyl-tRNA to the A-site of ribosomes during protein biosynthesis; when the tRNA anticodon matches the mRNA codon, GTP hydrolysis results; the inactive EF-Tu-GDP leaves the ribosome and release of GDP is promoted by elongation factor Ts; many prokaryotes have two copies of the gene encoding EF-Tu) → GDNVELDVELIKPIAMEEGLRFAIREGGRTVGAGVVSAVTK, encoded by the coding sequence CTGGCGACAACGTGGAGTTGGACGTGGAGCTGATCAAGCCCATCGCCATGGAAGAGGGGCTGCGCTTCGCCATTCGTGAGGGTGGCCGCACCGTGGGAGCAGGCGTCGTCAGCGCCGTGACCAAGTAA
- the nusG gene encoding transcription termination/antitermination protein NusG, giving the protein MSIEWYAVHTYVGHEEKVRENVMQRARSLGMADKVYQVIVPTEETVEHREGNKKEVVRRKIFPGYVFVQMDLGENLDEPNEAWEVVRNTPGVTGFVGTATRAVPLSREEEARMLGTMGITGTKERPKVKISFGVGDMVQVTAGPFADFTGVVSNLDPEKGKVKVLVSIFGRETPVELDFSQVVRN; this is encoded by the coding sequence ATGAGTATTGAGTGGTACGCCGTACACACCTATGTAGGCCACGAGGAGAAGGTGCGCGAGAACGTGATGCAGCGCGCCCGCTCGCTCGGCATGGCCGACAAGGTGTACCAGGTCATCGTCCCCACCGAAGAGACCGTCGAGCACCGCGAGGGCAACAAGAAAGAGGTGGTGCGACGCAAGATCTTCCCAGGCTACGTCTTCGTGCAGATGGACCTGGGCGAAAATCTCGACGAGCCCAACGAGGCCTGGGAGGTCGTTCGCAACACCCCGGGCGTCACCGGCTTCGTCGGCACGGCGACGCGGGCGGTGCCGCTGAGTCGCGAAGAGGAGGCACGCATGCTCGGCACGATGGGCATCACCGGCACCAAGGAACGGCCCAAGGTCAAGATCAGCTTTGGCGTCGGCGATATGGTGCAGGTCACGGCCGGCCCCTTCGCGGACTTCACCGGCGTGGTCTCGAACCTGGACCCCGAAAAGGGCAAGGTCAAGGTGCTCGTGTCGATCTTTGGCCGCGAGACCCCCGTCGAGCTCGATTTTTCGCAAGTCGTCAGAA
- the rpmG gene encoding 50S ribosomal protein L33: MASDVRIKLQLECSECKRRNYTTHKNRRNTTAKLEFRKYCPWDRKHTAHREVKV; encoded by the coding sequence ATGGCCAGCGACGTCAGAATCAAACTCCAGCTCGAGTGCAGCGAGTGCAAGCGGCGCAACTACACCACCCATAAAAACCGCCGCAATACCACCGCCAAGCTCGAGTTCCGCAAGTACTGTCCCTGGGACCGCAAGCACACCGCGCACCGCGAAGTGAAGGTCTAG